Proteins from one Luteibaculum oceani genomic window:
- a CDS encoding acetyl-CoA C-acyltransferase translates to MNAYIVAARRSAVGKAPRGSFRFTRADDLSAAVIKALMKDVPSIETGHVDDVIVGNATPEAEQGLNIGRMVSLMGLDNQKVPGMTVNRYCSSGLETIAIAGSKIAAGISDCIIAGGVETMSPIPFGGWRIVPNADVSKENPTWYWGMGLTAEAVADQFKVSREDQDRFAMESHQKAAKAISEGKFKDEIVPFEVEHIFVKDGKKSSKKYTVDTDEGVRPVTSLEALARLRPVFAQGGSVTAGNASQTSDGAAFVMVVSEKFLKEHNLTPIARLVSYAVAGVEPRIMGIGPVDAIPKALKIAGLKQNDIDLIELNEAFASQSLAVCRELDLNQEIVNVNGGAIAIGHPLGCTGAKLSVQIFNELKRRDKKYGMVTMCVGTGQGAAGIFEML, encoded by the coding sequence ATGAATGCATATATAGTAGCAGCACGCAGATCAGCGGTTGGAAAAGCTCCAAGAGGAAGTTTTAGATTCACCCGAGCCGATGATTTATCAGCAGCAGTTATAAAAGCCTTAATGAAGGATGTGCCTAGTATTGAAACTGGGCATGTGGATGATGTAATTGTTGGAAATGCCACCCCAGAGGCTGAGCAGGGTCTAAATATTGGAAGAATGGTTTCCCTAATGGGATTGGATAACCAAAAAGTCCCTGGAATGACGGTAAATAGATATTGTTCTTCTGGATTGGAAACCATTGCTATTGCGGGATCTAAAATCGCTGCTGGAATTTCAGATTGTATTATTGCAGGTGGCGTAGAAACAATGTCTCCAATACCATTTGGAGGGTGGCGGATTGTTCCTAACGCAGATGTATCCAAGGAAAACCCCACTTGGTATTGGGGTATGGGTCTTACAGCGGAGGCAGTTGCCGACCAATTCAAAGTTTCTCGAGAGGACCAAGACAGATTTGCCATGGAGTCCCACCAGAAAGCCGCCAAAGCAATTTCGGAAGGAAAATTTAAAGATGAAATTGTTCCTTTTGAAGTGGAACACATTTTTGTAAAAGACGGAAAGAAATCCTCCAAAAAATACACAGTAGACACCGATGAAGGTGTACGTCCAGTTACTAGTCTTGAAGCACTCGCTAGATTGCGCCCAGTATTTGCTCAGGGTGGTTCCGTTACCGCTGGTAACGCAAGCCAAACTAGTGACGGTGCCGCTTTTGTAATGGTGGTATCAGAAAAGTTCTTAAAGGAACACAACCTTACTCCCATTGCTCGGTTAGTAAGTTATGCCGTGGCCGGAGTGGAGCCCAGAATTATGGGGATAGGTCCTGTAGATGCCATTCCAAAAGCTTTAAAAATTGCTGGTCTAAAACAAAACGATATCGATCTAATTGAATTAAATGAAGCTTTCGCTTCACAATCTCTTGCAGTTTGTAGAGAGTTGGATTTAAATCAAGAAATCGTAAATGTTAACGGTGGTGCAATTGCTATAGGACACCCGCTAGGATGTACTGGGGCAAAGCTTTCTGTTCAAATTTTTAACGAACTGAAAAGAAGAGATAAAAAATACGGAATGGTAACCATGTGTGTTGGTACAGGACAAGGTGCCGCCGGAATATTTGAAATGCTTTAA
- a CDS encoding acyl-CoA dehydrogenase family protein, translated as METATKSKALKGGEFIIKETDPNDIFIPEEFDEEQQMIAQTCRDFLESEIFPKLDDIDSMKDPSLMPSLLEKAGELGILGISIPEKFGGFGKDFVTSMLTTEVCGGGHSFAVALSAHTGIGTLPILYYGNEAQKEKYIPKLATGEWKASYCLTEPSSGSDANSGKTKAKLTDDGKHYIINGQKMWITNGGFADVYIVFAKIDDDKNLSAFIVESGWEGISTNPEEKKMGIKGSSTVQVFFNNVKVPVENMLSDRENGFKIALNILNIGRIKLAGAALGGAKRAIDCSVNYANEREQFGRPISKYGAIKYKLAEQAIQSYVVESATYRCSKNIEEAIQDLVSEGMSYEEALLKGNEQFAAEAAILKVAGSEALDYVVDEAVQIYGGMGYSAESPVERSYRDARINRIFEGTNEINRMLTVDMILKKALKGELDLMGPAMKVAGELMEIPEFGDAPEGVLAQEMEYVKKFKKALLLVAGSAAQKLTTQLAKEQEILMAISDIAIWTYLAESAVLRTQKLAALKGEEAAKQQIAMTQTYVYDIADLIHKAGKDALNSFAEGDEHRMMLMGIKRFTKVNPVNVKETRRMVADAMIAENKYCF; from the coding sequence ATGGAAACTGCAACTAAATCTAAAGCACTTAAAGGCGGAGAGTTTATTATCAAAGAAACAGATCCGAATGACATTTTTATCCCAGAGGAGTTTGATGAGGAACAGCAAATGATTGCTCAAACTTGTCGCGATTTCCTGGAAAGCGAAATTTTCCCAAAGCTCGACGACATTGACAGCATGAAGGATCCGTCTCTAATGCCAAGTCTATTGGAGAAAGCTGGTGAATTGGGAATTTTGGGAATATCTATCCCAGAGAAATTCGGTGGATTCGGAAAAGACTTTGTAACCAGCATGCTAACTACAGAAGTTTGCGGAGGAGGACACTCTTTTGCGGTTGCTTTATCTGCACATACTGGAATTGGTACGCTTCCTATCCTTTATTACGGAAACGAGGCTCAAAAAGAGAAGTACATCCCTAAATTAGCCACTGGTGAATGGAAAGCTAGTTACTGTTTAACAGAACCTAGCTCTGGTTCAGACGCCAACTCCGGAAAAACTAAAGCCAAGTTAACAGATGATGGTAAGCACTACATTATCAACGGGCAAAAAATGTGGATTACCAACGGTGGATTTGCTGACGTTTATATTGTATTTGCAAAAATAGACGATGATAAAAACTTATCTGCTTTTATTGTAGAAAGCGGATGGGAAGGAATTTCCACTAACCCCGAAGAGAAAAAGATGGGGATTAAAGGATCGTCTACCGTACAGGTTTTCTTTAACAATGTAAAAGTACCCGTTGAAAACATGCTTTCTGACCGTGAAAACGGATTTAAAATTGCCCTTAACATTCTAAATATTGGGCGTATTAAATTGGCAGGAGCAGCGCTTGGAGGAGCTAAACGCGCCATAGATTGCTCGGTAAATTATGCCAATGAAAGAGAGCAGTTTGGACGTCCCATATCTAAGTACGGAGCAATTAAATACAAACTTGCAGAACAGGCAATCCAGAGCTATGTAGTTGAATCTGCGACCTATAGATGTTCTAAAAATATTGAAGAAGCTATTCAAGACTTAGTATCGGAAGGTATGAGTTATGAAGAAGCTTTATTAAAAGGTAACGAGCAGTTTGCTGCTGAAGCGGCAATTCTAAAAGTTGCAGGATCCGAAGCTCTTGATTACGTTGTTGACGAAGCGGTTCAAATTTATGGTGGAATGGGGTATTCTGCGGAATCACCTGTGGAGCGCTCCTACAGAGATGCTAGAATCAACAGAATATTTGAGGGAACTAACGAGATCAACCGTATGTTGACCGTGGATATGATCCTGAAAAAGGCACTTAAGGGAGAACTAGACCTTATGGGGCCTGCCATGAAGGTTGCCGGGGAATTAATGGAAATCCCTGAGTTTGGTGATGCCCCAGAAGGAGTATTAGCCCAAGAAATGGAATATGTAAAGAAATTCAAAAAGGCATTACTTCTTGTAGCTGGATCTGCTGCACAAAAACTAACCACACAATTAGCGAAAGAGCAGGAAATCCTAATGGCTATCTCTGATATTGCTATTTGGACATACCTTGCAGAATCTGCGGTTTTAAGAACTCAGAAACTGGCTGCTCTTAAGGGCGAAGAAGCCGCTAAACAGCAAATTGCCATGACCCAGACCTATGTTTATGACATTGCTGATTTAATTCACAAAGCAGGAAAAGATGCACTAAACTCTTTTGCAGAAGGAGATGAGCACCGTATGATGCTTATGGGAATTAAGAGATTTACAAAGGTTAACCCTGTAAATGTTAAGGAAACCCGAAGAATGGTGGCCGATGCCATGATCGCTGAAAATAAATACTGCTTCTAA
- a CDS encoding 3-hydroxyacyl-CoA dehydrogenase/enoyl-CoA hydratase family protein: MRRTVKRVAVLGSGIMGSRIACHFANIGVEVLLLDIVPRDLTEKEKQAGLTLDHPKVRNRIVNDALTTALKSNPSPIYSKSFATRIETGNFEDDFSKISNCDWILEAVIERLDIKKQVFEKVEQYRSKGSLVSSNTSGIPINAMIADRSDDFKKHFCGTHFFNPPRYLKLLEVIPTKETAAEVIDFHMHYGNRFLGKTTVLCKDTPAFIANRVGVFSMMSLFHNVKKLGLTVTDIDKLTGPVLGRPKSATFRTSDVVGLDTLVRVAQGLEENCPNDEAKDLFKIPDFIQTMLDNNWLGSKTGQGFYKKVKENGKSEILALNLNTLEYEKQDKSKFATLETAKPIDDLGKRTKHLFLGKDKAGEFYQNIFLSLFSYVAHRIPEISDEIYKIDDALKAGFGWELGPFEAWDAIGHGTVLEHATKHKVSFPDWIKSLTAKGITEFYKVSGGKKQYLDHSSLDYKDIPGTEDRLSLSTISDDKIIWKNSGTTITDIGDGIINVAFHTKMNTIGGEVIAGLNKAIDLAEKSYKGVVISNEGQNFSAGANVGMIFMMAAEQEYDELDFAIRSFQKTMTRLRYSSIPVVAAPHQLTLGGGCELCLHVDKVIAHAETYMGLVEFGVGVIPGGGGTKEFALRTAQEFRDGDIKINTLRNRFLTIGQAKVSTSAEEAFELGYLRKGIDEVEVSRDHQLKRAKQAALQLFENGYTQPIKPKNIKVLGKEGLGIVYVGAHSMKSGKYISEHDQLISEKLGYVLCGGDLSEPQEVSEDYLLDLERKAFLELCSTRKTLERMQSLIKTGKILRN; this comes from the coding sequence ATGAGACGAACCGTTAAAAGAGTTGCCGTTCTTGGATCTGGTATAATGGGATCTAGAATTGCTTGTCACTTCGCAAATATTGGAGTGGAAGTCTTGCTTCTGGACATTGTACCAAGAGACTTAACTGAAAAGGAAAAACAAGCTGGCTTAACTCTGGATCATCCAAAAGTAAGAAACCGCATTGTAAACGACGCATTAACTACAGCACTAAAATCTAACCCCTCTCCTATTTATAGCAAATCGTTTGCTACAAGGATTGAAACTGGAAATTTTGAGGATGACTTTTCCAAAATTTCAAATTGCGATTGGATTCTAGAAGCGGTTATCGAACGCCTAGATATAAAGAAGCAGGTTTTTGAAAAAGTGGAGCAATATAGAAGTAAAGGATCCTTGGTATCCTCAAACACTTCAGGTATTCCCATTAACGCTATGATAGCCGATCGATCGGATGATTTTAAAAAGCACTTCTGTGGAACTCACTTTTTTAACCCCCCTCGCTACCTAAAATTATTAGAGGTAATCCCTACCAAGGAAACAGCTGCTGAGGTAATTGATTTCCACATGCACTACGGGAATAGATTTTTAGGAAAAACTACCGTATTGTGTAAAGATACTCCTGCCTTTATCGCGAATAGAGTTGGCGTATTTTCCATGATGTCTTTATTTCACAATGTCAAGAAATTAGGACTAACTGTTACCGATATAGACAAATTAACTGGACCTGTTCTGGGAAGACCAAAGTCTGCCACGTTCAGGACAAGTGATGTTGTTGGACTTGATACATTGGTTAGAGTAGCTCAAGGATTGGAGGAAAATTGCCCGAATGATGAAGCAAAGGACCTATTCAAGATCCCTGATTTCATCCAAACCATGTTGGATAACAACTGGCTAGGGTCCAAAACTGGTCAAGGTTTTTACAAAAAAGTAAAGGAAAATGGTAAATCAGAAATCCTTGCACTAAACCTTAATACGCTAGAATATGAAAAGCAAGATAAATCGAAATTTGCTACCCTAGAAACGGCGAAACCGATTGATGACCTTGGGAAAAGAACAAAACACCTTTTCCTTGGAAAGGATAAGGCCGGTGAATTCTACCAAAACATTTTTCTAAGTCTATTCAGTTATGTAGCTCATCGTATTCCAGAGATATCGGATGAAATCTATAAAATAGACGATGCACTTAAAGCTGGTTTTGGATGGGAATTAGGCCCATTTGAAGCCTGGGATGCGATTGGACATGGAACTGTACTTGAACACGCAACTAAACATAAAGTAAGTTTCCCTGATTGGATTAAATCCCTAACAGCAAAGGGGATTACAGAATTCTATAAAGTTAGTGGTGGTAAAAAGCAATATTTAGACCATAGCTCTCTGGATTACAAAGACATACCAGGAACTGAGGATAGGCTTTCTCTCTCCACCATTTCGGACGACAAAATAATCTGGAAAAATTCAGGCACCACCATTACTGATATTGGGGACGGAATAATAAACGTAGCCTTCCACACGAAAATGAATACCATTGGAGGTGAAGTAATCGCCGGTCTAAACAAGGCAATAGACTTAGCCGAGAAATCGTACAAAGGTGTTGTGATTTCTAACGAAGGGCAAAACTTTTCTGCAGGTGCAAATGTCGGAATGATTTTCATGATGGCTGCAGAACAGGAATATGACGAGTTGGATTTTGCTATTCGCAGTTTCCAGAAAACAATGACCCGTTTAAGATACTCTTCAATCCCTGTTGTTGCAGCACCACACCAACTTACATTAGGAGGAGGATGCGAACTTTGTCTACACGTAGATAAGGTTATAGCACATGCTGAAACCTACATGGGCTTGGTCGAATTTGGTGTTGGAGTAATTCCTGGTGGTGGCGGAACCAAGGAGTTCGCATTACGCACTGCCCAGGAATTTAGAGACGGGGACATTAAAATAAACACCCTGAGAAATAGATTCCTAACTATAGGACAAGCAAAAGTTTCCACCTCCGCTGAGGAGGCATTCGAATTGGGATACTTAAGAAAAGGAATAGATGAGGTTGAAGTAAGTCGCGACCATCAATTAAAACGCGCCAAACAAGCAGCCTTACAGCTTTTTGAAAATGGATATACACAGCCCATTAAACCTAAGAATATTAAAGTACTTGGTAAAGAGGGCCTTGGTATTGTCTACGTAGGGGCACACAGTATGAAAAGTGGTAAATACATCTCCGAACACGACCAATTGATTTCAGAAAAATTGGGCTATGTGCTATGCGGTGGAGACCTCTCAGAACCTCAAGAGGTTTCAGAAGATTACCTATTGGATCTTGAAAGAAAAGCATTCCTTGAGTTATGCTCAACACGTAAGACTCTTGAGAGAATGCAGAGCCTAATAAAAACTGGAAAGATTTTAAGAAACTAA
- a CDS encoding MarR family winged helix-turn-helix transcriptional regulator, with the protein MKAEETIDYHLRCAWNLIARHYNAEAAKYGATMASGYVLLYIDINDGTPSTKLGPLMGMEPRSLVRTLSMLEEKGLIIRQKSKEDKRVVLIQLTDLGKEKRKLAKESVIELNNLLFSKIDKEKLVTFFDVMETITDTLKENNY; encoded by the coding sequence GTGAAAGCTGAGGAGACCATAGACTACCATTTGAGATGTGCCTGGAATCTTATTGCCAGACATTACAACGCCGAGGCCGCCAAATACGGCGCAACCATGGCATCTGGGTATGTCTTACTATATATAGACATAAACGATGGAACTCCTAGCACCAAGCTTGGACCACTTATGGGTATGGAACCCAGATCCCTAGTAAGGACACTTAGTATGCTGGAGGAGAAGGGGCTTATTATCAGACAAAAAAGCAAAGAAGATAAACGTGTAGTTCTTATCCAATTAACTGATTTAGGAAAGGAAAAGAGAAAACTTGCCAAAGAAAGTGTGATTGAACTTAACAATTTACTTTTCAGCAAAATAGATAAAGAGAAACTCGTTACCTTTTTCGACGTAATGGAGACAATTACCGATACATTAAAAGAGAATAATTATTAA
- a CDS encoding DUF5686 family protein: protein MKNLLAFVSCFILFGISGISQNVKLAGSVIDEHNNPMPYVNIYLLNKTYGTSTNFEGKFEFVIPQSSFGENMGLKFVGYQEKKISTSNFKPNNSGTYTLSSPIQLKPQEVNLNEVVISAKGKDPAYYIIRQAIKSKAKYQNPNYAYEAKLYMKGRAFFSEAPDSSKFMINIMMDDNELAELKEQEKSVVFLSESVSKVWYTKKDGVKEELLADKQSGTFTGFTPNRSVYLNNNFYENRMGGINQRGIISPLNNNSFFYYDFKLLGKFKENGLTVNRIQVIPKRKSDPVFYGEIFIVQDLWNIHSLDLTAGKSSMDNLVLDSVSFKQSYQMIDSIWVPLSLQSNYHIKMFGFGLSYQILGRYLEYKISNPNEERAISEMVSSKFDKNEVYQVSETRKTNDSILMQSLRPIALDSSEIIHYRKEDSVVQRINSPAYKDSVLKARNKFRPNQVISGYRYTYKSGSSIDIEGVRESIFFTAVDGWVLAPQVKIRLEDSSTVFADQLVVQPRYAFGRKAFNLDAAYVRNINPINLTQLYLSAGSTTRQINGDQPISRFLNTYYSFFRERNYAQFVEEYFAEAKYRTELFNGLLSSFGVKAATRSQLSNLNPIGVFKNFEDRTFSPNIQSNHNGDLFQLSVDLRYQFNQKYSTYPDYKLRYSSSRYPTLYFHGAWAPKQLSASQFTHLEAGLKQTLNLGIFGRFEYSGYAGTFLNKANQSFYDFKHFMGNQIPFINGRSRAFQTAPYYNLSTNSSYLELHAEQRFNGFLMNKIPLIKKLKVQSYVGVNSLAVENQKLYNELYFGIENIFSVLSVQVAGSMDGGKIQSPVFMVGLKTVIN from the coding sequence ATGAAAAACCTATTGGCCTTTGTTTCTTGCTTCATCTTATTTGGTATATCAGGAATAAGTCAAAATGTAAAACTTGCGGGTTCTGTTATCGATGAGCATAACAACCCCATGCCCTACGTTAATATTTACCTTTTGAATAAAACCTATGGTACGAGCACCAATTTCGAAGGAAAGTTTGAGTTTGTTATTCCGCAAAGCTCATTTGGGGAAAACATGGGACTAAAATTTGTTGGCTATCAAGAGAAAAAGATCTCAACATCGAATTTTAAACCAAATAATAGCGGAACATACACCCTATCCTCCCCCATCCAATTAAAACCCCAAGAGGTAAACCTAAATGAAGTAGTTATTAGTGCCAAGGGGAAGGATCCTGCCTATTACATCATTCGCCAAGCCATAAAATCCAAGGCTAAATACCAAAACCCCAATTACGCTTACGAGGCGAAATTATACATGAAGGGTCGTGCTTTCTTTTCTGAAGCACCAGATAGTTCCAAGTTTATGATCAACATAATGATGGATGACAATGAGCTAGCAGAGCTGAAGGAACAGGAAAAATCTGTTGTGTTTTTATCTGAATCGGTTTCTAAAGTTTGGTATACCAAGAAAGATGGAGTAAAGGAGGAGTTACTGGCCGATAAACAATCTGGAACATTTACAGGATTTACCCCCAACCGAAGTGTATACCTCAACAACAACTTCTACGAGAACCGAATGGGCGGGATAAATCAACGCGGAATTATCTCCCCACTAAACAACAACAGCTTCTTTTACTATGACTTTAAATTACTAGGGAAATTCAAGGAAAATGGATTAACTGTTAACCGAATACAGGTAATTCCCAAAAGAAAATCCGACCCCGTATTCTACGGTGAAATATTTATAGTTCAGGATCTATGGAATATCCACTCTCTCGATTTAACTGCTGGTAAAAGCAGCATGGACAACTTGGTTCTTGACAGTGTCTCTTTTAAACAATCCTATCAGATGATTGATTCGATTTGGGTTCCATTATCCTTACAATCGAATTACCATATTAAGATGTTCGGATTTGGCCTGAGCTATCAAATATTAGGAAGGTACTTGGAGTACAAAATTTCCAATCCTAATGAGGAAAGAGCAATTTCAGAAATGGTCTCGAGCAAGTTTGACAAGAATGAGGTCTATCAAGTATCGGAAACCAGAAAAACAAACGATTCAATTTTAATGCAATCGCTGCGGCCCATTGCCCTAGACTCAAGTGAAATTATTCACTACCGCAAAGAAGATTCTGTAGTACAACGAATAAACAGTCCTGCATATAAGGATTCTGTTTTAAAAGCCCGAAATAAATTCAGACCTAATCAGGTTATTTCAGGATATCGTTATACCTACAAATCAGGCTCATCAATTGATATAGAGGGAGTGCGTGAAAGCATATTTTTCACAGCGGTGGACGGTTGGGTATTAGCCCCTCAGGTAAAAATCAGATTAGAAGACAGTTCTACGGTTTTTGCAGACCAGCTGGTTGTTCAACCTCGATATGCTTTTGGTAGAAAAGCTTTCAACCTAGACGCTGCCTATGTCCGAAATATTAATCCCATCAATCTCACCCAACTGTATTTATCGGCTGGAAGCACCACAAGGCAAATTAATGGCGATCAACCCATTTCGAGATTTCTAAATACCTATTACAGCTTTTTTAGGGAGCGGAATTATGCACAATTTGTAGAAGAATACTTTGCCGAGGCCAAGTATCGCACAGAATTGTTTAACGGCTTGCTTTCTTCTTTTGGAGTAAAAGCTGCAACAAGGAGTCAGCTTAGCAATCTCAATCCTATCGGTGTTTTCAAAAACTTCGAGGACAGAACCTTTTCGCCAAATATTCAATCCAATCATAATGGGGATTTATTTCAGCTTAGCGTAGATTTACGATATCAGTTTAATCAAAAATATTCCACTTACCCAGATTACAAACTCAGGTACTCCAGCTCTAGGTACCCCACCCTATATTTTCATGGAGCTTGGGCACCAAAACAACTTAGCGCATCGCAATTTACCCATCTAGAAGCCGGACTTAAGCAAACGTTAAACCTTGGAATTTTCGGACGGTTTGAATACAGCGGATATGCCGGTACCTTCCTTAATAAGGCCAATCAGTCCTTCTACGATTTTAAACATTTTATGGGCAACCAGATTCCATTTATAAACGGCAGAAGCAGAGCCTTTCAAACAGCTCCTTACTATAATTTAAGTACCAACTCATCCTATCTGGAATTGCATGCAGAACAGCGATTTAATGGATTTTTAATGAATAAAATCCCACTAATTAAAAAGCTTAAAGTACAATCTTACGTAGGTGTAAACAGCCTTGCAGTGGAAAACCAGAAACTGTATAATGAATTGTATTTTGGGATAGAAAATATATTCTCAGTGCTTTCGGTACAAGTAGCGGGAAGTATGGATGGAGGTAAAATTCAATCTCCTGTATTTATGGTAGGATTAAAAACCGTTATAAATTAA